The window TGCACATAAattttttggtaaattttttacCTATTAATGTAAATACTAACAGAAAATTCTAAAAGTAAAACTTTTAATTCCTGGCAATAGCTGCAAATTACTGACTTGCTTAGCAGTTAGTATAGGATCTAAGGCACTGAGGGAGCTCCAAGCTGCCCATATTTGTTGTCCTGGGACAAGAATATTTCGCTCAAGTACATCAGCAGGGATTCCTGTTATTGTCAACAAGATCTGGTCCCCTGGAAGAGAATCTGCTAACAATATGTGCATGGCCCTCAAAAGATGCAACTCTACGTACCCTCTCCTATTTGGCTGCTCTAGCAAAATATTGAGTTACAAATCCTCTCTCATCCTTCTGGAATTGTTGCTCAATATGGTACTGAGATATGATCTGCATATAGACTGCATGATTTCTCACAACACAAAGTGCTCACAGTGCTTAATCTTTTGGAATCATGATGCCTGAAAAAGCAAAAGGAATTGGTTGTGCAATGAAACCACCGTAGACCGGGTTCGCAACAAAAGCAAGCCCATAAATCCTAGAGTTCTTGCTGTATCAATAATGGCATTGATGTTTGATGTCGCATTATAAAGCCTGCTGAGAAGACGCAGATAGCAATCCAACCTTGCACAAGAATAGGGTCTAATGCTTCTGGATATTGACATGTTAAAATGTTATCAAAAAacattgttaatatatatatatttaaggtAGAATTAAAAGTGGATTCTActtatttttaggtttaaaattttgttaaaaattatttttttatcaaaagtaCTTTGACatagaatattaaattatttaaaataattttttgataaataaaaaaaacttttagttgttgtattttataaacttaaaaactcttaatcacacattaaaatatcacaagattttcttgaagagaatttgaaagttaaaattGGATTGGAGGGCATGGCAACAAAGCTTTTAGGCCCTAACTATATGTTTAATAATTCTAGGTTTTTGCGCAATGTGGTACATAAGTGCATGAAATGTATATTGATGAATGCCAACCATACTCCACCAGTACGACATGCCTGTTAAACCTGCACCTCCAACTTTTTGACCATTTCCAAGAAGAGAACCAGGGTAACTTCTGTCTGTGCTGCGAGCAGCTATACACAACAGTTGGAAATGTTATGTGTGGAAACaaaatggtggtggtggcagccatgtcaagTATGATTGTTGTCAAACGGGTTGTATGGTAAGAGTCAATGGTGGGTgtctaaacaaagaaaacagtGGCCACCATAATTGACTAAATAAAGAAGATTGTTTCCCATAtcagctataaatagagggTATTATTGAGAGCTGAGATGTGAGACATTGAAGAGAGAATAAgattgagaacaagagagaaacacagagagagagctagggagagttgagttgagtagagaagaattttctcctcctcattgttttgttgtttgtattgtttccaaacttgattaatacaaaccagtagttccgtggagtaggcaagttgtcAAACCACATAAATTTAtgtgtgtttgattgcttgaataTCCCAACAGGAAAGGCTGGCCCATGGTTGCCTGCAGCTTGTGCTACGAAAACTCCTGCTCCTCGAGCAAATAACATGAAAACATCACACACACTTAAGAACGGAATAGTATCTTCTGGTAGTTCAGCTGGTCCAACTGAGAGTGTTAATATGTCCGCTGATCCATCCATTGTTGCCTGTGCCACATAGTCAGCAGcggagattaattaaaaaaaatacaatgaagaaTATTAACACTGTAGATATTTACCCATTACAGCCTGGTAAAGCCTCAAGAGTCAAGACTGACTTGATCTTTTGCTGCAACGTCCACATATGTTAAAGTTCCTGTACTGTTGTATATACAGCTTTATAAACAGCGATTCTGAGGCCAGTACGTAGACGTCAAAAGATCAGGCTACATCTCATAAAACCCTTTGTAAGTAAAATAATCAATCCCGCTGCTCACAGCAGATATATGGCATACCGTGCGCGTGGAGCCATCTCACTAGCTTTCCCATGATAGAAGCCATCCACGATCACTGGAACCCTAGCATTTTCCAGCGCAGCAACTGGTGCCAAATGactaaaaaaatgtatatttacTTCTATCCGACAACTTCAGCAGATGgctatttgattatatatattcaagagAGTAATATTTGTAGTGATCATTGCATTACCTGCCATGCCCAACAACATCGAAGGGAGAGAAGAAGTCCACTGAAGTGTTAAGATCAGTAGCAATTGCTTGAGCCCCAGCTGAAACTGTCTTCCCATTTCAAGAACTAGAGATGGGGATCTAGGGCCCGTTTCGCAAGCACCCGAAAATGAGAAATATTTTATGTGAATGGATTCAAGGGATCATAGGAAAAACTTGGATTGTTTGGAGTGACTCCTGTGTCAACAAAACCAATAACAATCCCTTCACCTGCATTTTTGTCTCCTCCTTCCTATACCCATACTCCTTGCGGTAACCCTAGGAATCGAGGAGTGTAAGTTGTCATCACTTTGGCTCCTCTATCTTTCTCCACCAGATTCAGTACTCTAGTAGCATCTTTCAATTTGTTTGCCTGAAATCTTCAACCAGCAAACTTAGATTTACTTTTACAATCATACTTTTCCTTTTACCTTCAACTTTGAGAAAATATATAGACGAAGGCTATAAGCAACTGGGAAAGAACCTGAGAAGGGGTAGTGTACTGGACTAATTTTCTTCCCTCATGAGATAAATGGCTTCCATGAAATGCAAGTGTCTCTCCTTCCAATAAGACCAAGAATATATACTGATATTTTCTTCTGCATAACAAGCACCAACcataacaaaaacaagaacaacaaGCAGCACTGCGCAGAATAACTCGAAGAAGCATGATCAAACCTTGTTTGTCATGATCATTTTCAGTACTGAAAGAATCATGAGCTCAGGCATCAGGGCTGCTGAAAAAAATAAGGTGCCACACGCCATGCAAACACATGAAGTAATGATTAATCTTAGTCACATTGTCAATGTGAATAAAGCTGTTACAGTTTTAGCTAACAAGGAAAGGAAGCCCTACTTTGGACTCAAATCATTACTATTACTTACGATTATTACTTGTAATCTTGTATGCAATGGACAGTTGCAATGGAAAGGGTGGGCTTTTAGAGGTACTTCTTGTGCATGCTACCATTCttatcaaaaaaacattattacacTGACCAGATTcatgttgattttcttttttagaggTGATGATCCTTTCTTGTGTTTTGCATCATTATTgcggttaaaatttaaaaaatagatttaaaaaataattatttttttttgtaaccaaagtttgaaaaaaaaaatttaatgggattcgctacaaaatatatattttgattaattaaatatttttaaaattataatttgaaaaaaaaattcaaccattAACATACAGCCCATTTGTGATCCGTACTCTATTGTAGCCGTGTGCAAGGTGTTTAGCTCTGAAATGGTAAAATATTGTTGTAGTCTTTCCGATTTAATCTTGCCAAATGAATAATATAAAGAAACAATAAGAACACAGCCAGGCCCACTGACAGTTCAGGCTCAAAATTCTTCAGGTCAGCTCCCAAAACATGAAAATTGAGTAGGGAAGGGCACTCATGTCCCTCTGGTGTCCATTTCTTATTCATTCAGGTTGCTCCCGGTGCTCCTTTCTCAAACCAGAACAGTTCTCCGAACGTTGGGGAAGATAAGAGAGGGAAGACCACACGAACAAACCGATCGAATGGACTTGACTTATCCAAACCGAACTATAGCGGCTTAAAGCTAAGCCTAGAGCAGTGTCGCTGCTTGATCGGCGGTGAGGAGCATCTCCACGTATAGTATGGGTTGAAGGATCAAGGATCAAGTGCTTCGACTTTGTCCCCGGGATCCACCATAAGTTCGGTTTTAGTGAGAGCCGTGTGATAGGTGACTATCCAGCACGGTTTCAGCGAGCACCTTTTTTAGTCCGCGCTGATGAATGGAAGCCCCCAATCAAGCAAGAAACAAGTGGCTCTTTCGACGGCGTTGTCACCattgactctcttaaggtaaaTAAGTGTATCAGAAAGTCAAATTTGAGATCTTATTTCCTTTGGGACGAAAGCCAAATGCGAGTCCCGGCAGGTATGTTATTCTACATTTTTCCACATgaacattcatttttttcttcccgACCGTTTGTCCAAGTCCCCATGGTTTAACAgtgtaaaaatgaaaaatgaagttGCCCTTCCTGCTCCAACCTCAAGGTCATCATTGCAGTTGCAACCATCAGTTCGGACACGAGTAACGCATCACAAATCTTTAGTAATACTGTAAGACTTGTAGTGATAACTCTCTGCGTGTGAAACAAAGTCAACAAATGAGCAACGACAACATAAATTAAGATGGTTTCTATCAAACTGGCAAGTGAACCATTGGCATAAATGGTGTTCGCTGTCTTGGCTTCACGAAAGGAATACCAGAAACCCGGAATGTCTACTCCATGCATTAGGTTTGATGTCAAAAAACATCCAAAATGAAACCTTTTTCAGGGTAGATTTATGAAAACTTAACCTAGCATAACTTACATATTCCACAAGACAAAAACACATGAAACTACTGACAGCCCAGTTTGAGCAAAGCACACCACGGTCATTTGGAATATACATCACACACCAACAATCTACAAGCTAAACCTGCAAGAAGATTTAGGTCTCCCTGTGCAATCACTGACCTACTAACTGCACTCATCTCTTCCGGCGCTTGTTTTCTACCTGTAAAGTTCGGAGACTTCAATAGGCATTCatttcatagaaaaataaagagggGAAAACATGTATGAGTGTTTTTGGAGAAAGACAGAAAACCATCCATCCATTGACGAAAGAAATCCCTTGGCATAGACAAATAACTTAATTCcaataaataatgaagaacaATGAAAGTTGTTTTAGGATGATGGCAGTAAGAAATTGGAAGTGACTGCACACAAAATTTCACCAAACCAATTGTCAATGGATTACATTTacaaaaccaaatgaaataGTCATAATCTGGCTCAATTTTATTGACatgccaaaaaagaaaaagaaaaatgaggacAACAAGAAGTTGATATTTCCAACTAACTATATCatcaaatccaattttttttttcccaaataaCTCTGCCACAGAAGAGAATGTGTTTTCAAACAGGAATGTTAGAACCTAAAAAGAATCAACAAGCAGCAGTATTAAGCATATAAGGGATCAAATTTGGTAAAATATATCACTTTGGATCCTGATATAATGGCAGACCAAACCTCTAAATATAGTCTGTAACCACGGACCCAGATTTGGATCTATAGTTCAGGATTTCTCTCATACATTGATCGATTGAACAGAGCaatgaatataaaaatctatatcAAACAACTTCCAACATTTGCACAACCCCAGCATGGTCCACTACATCACATCAATTAAGATGAAGAGGACATCATAGGACCCAAATCCATCTTATCCAAGCAACTTGATACAATAACTCAAATTTTCAAATGGTGATGTGTGCATCAAAGTTGCAATCTTCTAAGCATTATAAGCCAACCAACTCTCCATATtccagaagaagaagataagggATCAGGAAACAGTGTAGAAGTGAAAATGGTATTCCTAGTGTAGCACAAACCATGGAGCTATATAAGAGCAAGATATCTTCTAACACAAGGTAATAGAAATATAATGCCTTGATTGGTCAAAGGCCATAACAAGTAAAACTCAAgaaagacaaataaataaacataagcAAGAAGCCAAAGTGCTGTGTGGAATATTTGGATCATGCTTATtgcaggttaaaaaaaaatttgcattcAAGATCAGCAAACCACCATGACAAAGCTACAGCGCAAACTCGTATTCAGTTACACGCATGAAAGCAGCAGTGCATCCTACAAATGTATCATTTTACACCAGCTAAATATTCAGTAGATTTTAGCCAAAAGGATGGTTGATGCCATAATGGTAATGGAAACTCATGTATTACTTATCCACACCATACGTCCAGCATTAGAGGCATCAAAACACTAATACAACAACCTACTCCACACAAAAGTTGGtgtgttaatgaatcatgttaACTTCTAGCATCGCAATCAAAAAATTGTCACAGAAAACGAGCTCATAGCATGTCATGCACAGTAAATGGAGTACATTAAGGCCATAAAAAAGATTCTCCAGAAAAAGGGAAACAGGATATGAGAAGTCTCACCTTGACATCAGTAACTGATGACACTGAAAACCCATTTTGTGATCTTTTGACATCATCATCAGATGCACATTCAGAACACACAAAGTGATCCAATTTTTTTGCCTCTTCAATTGTCATGTCCACACAAGCAGGATGATACCTACAAATAACATGAGATGCGTAACTATAAAAGTAGATGGCTGAACCTTTTTTTAGCACCGCTATCACATGTGCACATATATATACAATTCCCTGGCTATTCACAACGCCTCCAAAAGGCCTTCATGTGTCGCAGACAAAGATACTCATCCACTCTGAGTTGGTCACTATTAAACAATAAGGGACAAGAAATATTCCGTTCCTTTCAGCATAGCAAGATAACAGATTGATGTGCATAAGCATACAGGCATAATTATCTCCTGCCGTTCAAGCTATATCCAGAAGGCCTGAATTTGGGAGTATAACAAGGAGACTTACATTCACTATGGGTTAGTAAGCACTAGACAATGCACGACCAAGAACAATGTGTTTCTTTTACTCATGGGTGAGTCAGAGTTTAAAAGCAACAGAACTATGACGTTTAAGATGTAGCTAAGAGCATAAAACcccatataaataataatgatcTTATATGGAAAAAGGGCAAACAAGAAAGATCACACTTTGATAAGTGTTCTTGACTTAACTCACCATATAAAATAGTCTTGAACAGCAAACACATAAGGTCTCAGAATGAtacaaatatcattaaaaaaaaacaactagaatAACCACCCACTAAAGTCCAGATTCATGACCTCAATGGCAAAAGAGGACAGAGGGAAGATAACTCTCTTGATGGGATCAAGCTATCAGCTAAAATAACAGTCAGCACTCACACATCCAGCAACACAATTGTTTCTTTCCAATCCTTGAGCTTCTTTATCTGTTTAAGATTCAAAATAATAGCTGAGAAGTTCACCTACAAAACTCACTTTTCTTTAATCGGTGAGCTTTCTTTTGGAAAAAGGTTTGAGTGGCAGTACTTAGCTCCTTTGCCTTGGGACACAaaatttcaccttttttttcagttttaacttCTTATAAATTACATTTCCCAGATGTTTAGTCTGACACAACCTTGGAGAGAACTAACAGACTAAATAaccaaaaagagaaaacaaaatcaacacaCAACCACAAGAAAGCAACATTACCAGTCCTTGCAACCCTCACATTGCACCATAAGATCATCTGGGTTATATGGCATCTCACATTTGCAATACCTTCAAAATCAGAAACCAATTCAACctcaatcaaacaacaatacaCTAACCAAACATAAAACACATTCCAACATACTCAACTCTAAACCATACTGAAAAGATACTCACACAGCAACACGGTCCGGAGTGAAACCTCCAGTAGCAGCCTTATACTCAAACCTGCAATAATAATCCTCAGCTCCAACATTTTCAAGCTTGGTATAGTTCTTAAAAGAGTGAACTATGCACTTCCCTTCAATAGTGTGAGCACTTTGCACATCATAATGATCTGATAAGAACAACTCTTTCGCTCCATGAAACTGCCTGCGCCCTCCTAAAGACTCTTCTGGCCTATAGTACCATCTCACTCTAACCTTCACATTGCTTCTACTGTCAGCCTCCATCCCCTCAATTCTTGCCACGTATGAAGGCCTACCAGTATCAGATGGTCTCATCATTACACAATCCCCCACTACATAAAACACCAACAAACACGCAAAAAGATCAAACCTTTACAACAACCAATtatcaaaaacatcaaaaagacaacaacccattaaaaaaaaaccagaaaacagaCAACAAAAATCAGAACTTTACTGTACCCAGATAAAGATTAAGTGCAAAAATGCATTTTGATAATGTTATTACCTCTGACAACTTTGGTAGTGCCGCGAATTGTGTAGGAGTCAAGGTCCCTCTTGCCTGTTTTAGGCTTGGAGATGAGGCCTCCTGGTCTGGTTTTAGCCATGGAAGCTTAAACCCTTAAGTGTATCCTCTACTTGAAAGTGATGGAGTGGGATTTTGGGAGAAACAGATAATGGGATTTTGGAGGGAGAGAAACCCTAGCTTCTTGACATTGAAGGGAGAGAGAAGACAACAGAAGACGATACTGTGACTCTTCACCTGTTACAGtgacttctcttttttttttttttttaatatgtgaatATGTCAGCTTAATCAATGACTAACAGTTTAGTTTAGCTGGAATAACATGGTTTTTGATTTGGTTAAGTTGGTTTGGCTAATGGGGTGTTGCCATGTAACCTAGTTCGTGTAATGTCGGATTGATTGCGTCTTCTCTGAGTCTTCGTCCATCTCCCATGTAATGTAACGGTAATAAATGTGCGGTAGTTTAGCCATTTTGTCCTAACACTGTTCATCTCTcggaatattttttaatatatataagataaatttttttatattttattttaataccttTCCATATTTCATGGTGTaatctttataaaaacattGAGCATGAAAATTTATTACTCACTCTTACtgaaataatacaaataagTTCATAAAAGtaagttgaattaaaaaaatattaatttattattttttcaccctataattacatcaaattaaatcaaatcaaatatttgatgatgaATATTTATCCCTAGTTAAATACACATTTGATAATAAGATATAGATGACTTtacaaaatttgatttaaattaaaaaaatattaatttaatattttgataaaacaacccatttgaattaaaaacactttaatctgattttttttttcaaatgttctAGATAATTTTGACGTTTTAAAActtcgatattttttttaatatgaacaaatcttaaaaaaggCTTTCAAACCAAATATAAAGGTATTCAACTTGAAAGTCTTTTGCTTGACAATTTTGGGATTCTAATGGCCACAGTCATCTTGACTTGGTTAGGAtaaattttttccaatttgCAGTTGCAGAGACATCTTGTCTTTGCAATAGAACAAATCCCAAAGGTGTGAACTTCAGCCAAAAGAAGCATATTGAGCTTTACGCACCCTCAACATGTACGATATGTCCAGATCACATGCCCACAATTCACGATGTGAAACTGACCTGGCAGCCAATCTTTTTCAACTCTTAGCCTTGTGTTATTGACCTGACAATGGTAATTGTTTTGCCAGGCTATAACTTCATCGGTACACATAATCCCGAGTGGGATTCCATGTGGCATTGGGTGTCACTTCAACCTCAACAAATCTCACACCATCAAATGCCAAATTGCATCTTGAAATACACGTTTCAGAAAAGTTAATCAACAAATGGATAAAATCTAGAGCAATGTCTTCAATTACCGATGCACAATTTGCCAAGCCATGTTCCAAAAACAAAGTGGCCATGCCAATGTTTGAAGTCCACCAAAACTCAACTATAAAAATTCCCAAGTCGAAGACAGCTAGCATTCATGGACTGGGCATCTTGGACACGTATTTGcatcttaaaacaaaaacaaaacagacaTGAGTTATTTTGGTCGGAGAACGAAGGATTCCTAATGGAGCAGAGCATACAGTACAAACTACATCGTGTACGTCTCATCGTTTGATTGGAGTGTGCATCCGCTCAACAATTTTGTTTACGGCATCACGGGACATCACCAAGGTATCGTGCTGCAGGATGCTATACACATTTAGACCCtgcaaaaac of the Populus nigra chromosome 7, ddPopNigr1.1, whole genome shotgun sequence genome contains:
- the LOC133700188 gene encoding chromatin remodeling protein EBS-like isoform X2; protein product: MAKTRPGGLISKPKTGKRDLDSYTIRGTTKVVRVGDCVMMRPSDTGRPSYVARIEGMEADSRSNVKVRVRWYYRPEESLGGRRQFHGAKELFLSDHYDVQSAHTIEGKCIVHSFKNYTKLENVGAEDYYCRFEYKAATGGFTPDRVAVYCKCEMPYNPDDLMVQCEGCKDWYHPACVDMTIEEAKKLDHFVCSECASDDDVKRSQNGFSVSSVTDVKVENKRRKR
- the LOC133700188 gene encoding chromatin remodeling protein EBS-like isoform X1 — encoded protein: MAKTRPGGLISKPKTGKRDLDSYTIRGTTKVVRVGDCVMMRPSDTGRPSYVARIEGMEADSRSNVKVRVRWYYRPEESLGGRRQFHGAKELFLSDHYDVQSAHTIEGKCIVHSFKNYTKLENVGAEDYYCRFEYKAATGGFTPDRVAVYCKCEMPYNPDDLMVQCEGCKDWYHPACVDMTIEEAKKLDHFVCSECASDDDVKRSQNGFSVSSVTDVKEYHFHFYTVS